The DNA region CAATAACAAGAAAGCCGTAAAAGAAAATCGCACCCACCGAAATTTATGGGCCTCTTTGTTTTTTCCCTCCCTCTCCACTGGTTGTAATCTGAGCGTGTACGCAACCCTGTGTGTATAGAATTGAATATATGAAAATGGGGAGCAGGATTTTTCAAGATTAATTAACGGAGATCGGAGAAAAAGGAGGGGGGGTGGAGATACAGGTAAGCGTACAGGCAGGCAAAGGAATGGAAATAGATTGATTCAATGGGGAAAtagatttttttagattttcttTACAAAACAATGGAAGGTGGAGGAGAGAGAGGGtggatttttatttatatgcgCGTTATTAATTATGGCTTACGCCTTATTTTGAAATGGTCAACAAAAATGTAAATGACACATTGACCTCTGTGTGCTTGAATTTACCCTGGCCGACATTTTATTCCCCAAGAATAAATAtctcatttattatttattttttcacaaaaaaaatagaCTTTatcaatacaaaaaaatattttaaaatattatctactcctaaaaattactaaaacagccaccatttatttgtatttatataaaattaacttGGACCCATATCTGTagtacaaaatatttatatagttggttaataattatttttggttTGAAATTCTTTATATATGATCTATAATATTGCCATCGTCAACTTTACAATCACTTTCATTTTACTATCGCCTCTTGATTAATTACTTGTCAACTTCCTCAGTTGCTGTCAATATATATACTCAGACAAAATTTCCAACATTACACAATAAACGATTTATACCATGAAGAGGTCTATGCAATATCTTATAGTTGGTTTGGCATTGAAGGGATGGAATGCAAATGCGCGATTCGATTAGGATGTTACGACAATAATAGCGACTCAAAATACGTTAAAGTTGAGTTTTTGTTATGATCAAGATCATGGTCAATACAAAAATTATCGAGTTTTTGAAGAATAAAACTACCATAGTCGCGTCACTCGTGTTGGGACAACTTCTTTCTATTGTTCTGACATCAACTGGATTTTCATCTTTTGAGTTGATCAGACGAGGTAATTTCGTGTTAATCTATGAAATCACAAGATCTAGCTGTTTAATTTGTTCACAAGATCTAAGATTTAAACGATCTTGTAGATCATgtatacaaaaatatatatgattgatgattttttgaattaatttttttttccatattcCATTTTATGAAACAAGCTTGTGATTGTCGTTGGATCCAAATTCAAAGCGAAATGGAATAAACATATGTAGATTGATTAGCACTAAAGAATATCATGCGGCTCGCGCGTGGAAGCCCCCACGGTATTTTATAGTTTAATTGATTTTGAATCAGGGAAGATTTCATTTTTGGTTGTgtattattttacaattttgatattttattttgttaaattttattcttaattcgctatttttggttttgttgcaactctagttttttttttcgacGTGACATCGGTGTGAATCAGACGTATATAATGTTATATCAATACTCTCGGTGAAAAAAATActataatttctaaaaaaaaaaaagaaagatgcaTTTTTCCTATTTATTACTAACgaaagcatatatatttttgttatcatcaaaaaaTGAAGACCCCATAAAATTGTTGTGTTTTGAACATCGATTCttgtaaaatatttgttttgccTAAAATTCTTATATTTGTGTTTCATTCTTGTCTCATGTTTTCAAGATAGCATTTTCTATATTAATTTCGGCTCCatctttatttaaaataataaaatcataaatagatTGATttcacaaaaaacaaaaaacaaaaaacatgtaTGAAAtagtttcacgggtcgtattttatgaaacagatcttttatttggatcatccatgaaaaaatatttcaaaaatattattttttattattaatattatacatTGCCTATAAAGATTCTCAGACCACATCTTTCACAAAATGACATTCGAGACAGGATACATGAAACAGAATCGTGATTCTGAAAGAGTGAATGGGCAGCTGGGATTTTCTCACAGCCGTTCCTAAGAAGTCACAATTTCATCATCACGTTGACTTCCATACATAAATCAGTATTCTTCCTGCAAAATGtgcttatttatttatattcatgaGCGTATGAATAAATTTGTAATGGATCAACATAGGATTTGGTCCCTTTGATATCTGAATTTcctcttctttctttctttcgttcttttttgtttttgaaagggGACCCTTTGAGCTTCTATGGCGTTTGATCTAGTTTTCTCTCTCTAAATTTTGTGATTGAGTTATTGTGTTCACACATAAGAATTGAGTAATTATGGTGAATTGGAAGGATGTTTTGACAAAGAATACATTGCTGGGTCTTGCCTTGGGACAATTTCTTTCTCTTCTCGTCACTTCAACTGGATTTGCATCTTCTGAACTAGCCAAAAAaggtttttgtttgtttgttttttttaattttaaaccaTTTAGTCGTTTTTATCATGATCAAGACATTGCTTTCTTTCTCAAAAGTAAAAAAGAAGTATGCTTTATTTTTACGGGCTTGAGTTGAGTGTGGAATTAATTGTTATATAGTAGAAACTGAACAAGAATTTCGTTCCGTACGCTTTCTGGGGAAAGCAGTCACTTCCTgctaatgaaaaaatatttttgttatgtatgttttttttatgaatagaAGACCAGGTTTATGGCCTACAGCCATTCCAGCAACTCTGGCTGATTTAGGGACTATGGAACAATGGTCTTTGTCATTTGCAGCATATTTCTTCAATGTGTTCAATTTCTAACATGAAACATTTGTTCGTTCTCCGAACGTAGGAATTAATGCACCAACCTCGCAGTCGTTCTTGAATTACGTACTCTTGGCATTGATATATGGTGGCATTATGCTCTACAGAAGGCAAGCTCTCAAGGTAAGATTGTAGGTTTCACTTTGAACCTTTATCATTGAGTTCTCACTAAGAAATTCAGATGTTCTGGAACAAACAGCTTAACTTCGACTGCGTATCAAAACTTGAGTTGCTGTACATTTCACAGCATTTTTCTAGGTGACAAAAACAAATCTTGAGTTTTTATTCATTGAATATTATCATTCTCATCTATGGTATTGTTTTGTCGCATCTGTGGTATTGTTTTGTCGCTTAGCTGAGTATATCATATGTGGCATGCTTGATGTCAGCAGCCTTGATTGTCTTCTCCTGCATAATTTTTGGGTATTGCAAGTGATTTAAGGGATGACTGCCATTTTAAACATTCCTTATGTGCTTTCCCTCTGTAAGCAGGCCAAATGGTATTACTACCTTGCGCTTGGATTGGTTGATGTGGAAGCTAATTTTCTTGGTAAGTTTATAATAACTATATGTCTGCCTAATGAGTCTTATAAGCTTGACATTAAACGATCAGTTTTAATGTAAACCTAAAacatgactttttttttttattatctgaTTAATCTATAACATTATCTGATTGTAGCTATTTTTACTATATTCTGTGATTTTATTCTTGGTTATTTCGTAAGACCATTAGTTTTCATGATGCCTTATCCTAGTGTGCTTTTGTTAGAGGGAATTATTAGCTAATTTGAGAATATCTACCAACTCATAAATAGCGATTGCATGATCCTATATTGTATCTTTTTTAGCTACAAAATGCAATTTCCATGTAAAACATGAAAGTATATGAGGAAGTGCATCTTCATTACATTTTACATCACAAAGCTTCAAAAGCTTTAATTTATCATGAGAGTCACTATATATTGGACTGGAACAGATCAGATGAGACATACATTTTGCATTGCATACTGCAACTCATAATATTTACTATCAAGTGCATGCTTTATTCTTGTTTTCTGGAAACTGTTGTTTGGAGAGAAATACTGCAAAGCAGAATATAATATAAAGGAAACTGACATTTATTATGTGTCTGATTGTGTGAGATTACAGAAGCTAATATCTTTTTGGCATAATAGTGGTGAAGGCGTACCAGTACACATCAATTACGAGTGTCATGCTACTGGATTGTTGGACAATACCATGTGTGCTGTTTCTTACTTGGTTCTTTTTGAAGACTAAGTACAGATTTAAAAAGTTTGCTGGTGTAGTAATTTGTGTTGTTGGCCTCATTATTGTTGTCTTCTCAGACGTTCATTCTGCAGACAGAGCTAGTAAGAATTATTTTTCAGTGTATACCAGTTAACACTTAACTGTTACCATTTATCAGTACTTTTTAGAAAATCAGACTCCTTCGGAGCAGTACTTGAACAATTTTGCTCTTTCCTGCTCATCAACCAAGCCACTCTAGAAGCACCAAATTCTTTTTGTTAATTAATGCAAAGACAAAAGAACTCCGTGGACTAGTAAACACTGCTTTGACGACTCTCTTTTCGCTTTTTTCTTTCATGCTCTTTAGATCATTTTCAGTTTTTGATGCTATAATATTTTGGAACATAATTTATGATGTTATAATTATCATCGTTATAGGTGGTAGCAACCCCATAAAAGGTGATCTGCTTGTGATTGCCGGAGCCACACTCTACGGTGTTAGCAACGTCAGTGAGGTAGGTCGCTTTTGAATGTCACTGCTTAGAATTTTTAAGTTTGAACTTCATGTTTGGAATGTGAATCTccattgttggaaaattttgctGGTATCACAtgataaataattcaaatttctttTTCTGTTTAATAGAGAGTTTTTTTATGCTCCTAATTCCAGTTTCTTTAAATTACTGAATTACTCACACAGCCTCTAGCTTCTCTATATACTTTCTCCACCACTTGTGATTTTCTTCTGTTTCATGTGCTGATTCATATCCTTCATTTCTTTCTTTGacctttcttttcttctttttcctttttttttcttacttttttcGCAATTTCTTTTGCTATTGATCATCCCCAGCCTTCGCAATTTCTTTTGCTATTGATCATCCCCAGCCAACATTTTCAAACTACCTGCCACTAGGCTGAGATTTCTAGTGCAACCAAAATCATTATTTCCACCCGTTGGTAATTTCTGTGGCTTGATGCCTTCTAGTTAAAAAAATGACTTCAGATCAATCTTTTTTGGTATTCTTGTACTTTCAGATTCGAAGATTAATGAATCCTTGTGTTTTTGGTCTATGCAGGAGTATTTCGTTAAAAGTGCTGATAGGGTTGAACTTATGGCCTTTTTAGGAACCTTTGGTGCCATTATCAGTGCTATACAGATGTATCCTTTCTCTATGCTTTGAAGTTATTGTTCATATAATGGTTTGTCATGCTGAACACAATTTTTGCTCATCATATTGCGATAGCATACATACATTACTTACATGGTGCTTTACCATGAGGCATGAGTGACTTCGTTAACCAAGTGTACAGAAGCATACTTGAACGGAATGAACTCAAATCCATTCAATGGTCGGCTGGGGCGGTATgtctcttgttttcttgctaACTTTCTCACTTTCTCTCACCATTTACTTCATATTCCTCCTCGGCTTATTTCTTGTTTGTGTGACAAATATACGAACAATGATCAAGGCTTCCTACTTGATAATTTTGTATTATAGTGCAAATTTCCTGGTTTTTTGGTACGCGGGAAATTTGCCTGTGTTGTTCATATATTCCAGTATAATGTTGCTTTGAAGCATTCATGCATGCCTTTCAACACTAAAATACGATCATTAGGGATTTTGTACATTGAATCTTCTTAAGCATATATATGTCATCCAAATTATATGTTGCAAGCATTTGTGTTCCTAGCTTATTAGTGTATTTCAATATTCTTGGTGTATGTATGAGGATAGATCAAAACTATGAGCTTTGTGAAATTTTTGTGGTGGTAAAAGCTATTTTCACACCCCACTAAACtggataataaatatttttattcctGGCAGCTGGTAATACTTTGATGCTTTCTACATTTTCTTGAAGCTGATTTCTTAAAACCCCACGCACTGTGTTATTAGTATGGTCTCATGCTTGTGGAATGTTCCAAGTTCATTTCTGGATCTCAAGTAACATTATGTTGTTGATTCATTACAAAGTGCACTGGACTGGTTTGAACTTGGAACTTGATTTGACATCCTTACTAATTTTTGTTACAGACTTTTCCTTTTGTTGGATTTTCTTTGGCCATGTTTCTGTTTTACTCTGGAGTCCCCGTCTTGCTGAAGGTATCCTATTAATTCTGTGCCTAATCCACGAGTGacttaatgttttttttaactaaATTGTGCTTTATATTGGTGTTCGGCACTTTTTATAAAGTCACGAATTATGAAATAAGTCTCCAGTAGAAATTCTTTTTGAACATGTCATAGATAAAGTTTTATCTGTCACATGTAGTAGAAACTGTCTTAAAACCCGTACTTGatgttgaattttaaaatgtaataaAGGCGGTATGACGGTAGAGATTTGTTTAGCATAGTATCCTCATTATGGGTAGTACTCTGCTTCCTTTCTCCAACCAACTTTCAATAAATTTTCCTGCAAAAGATTGCAGATGATGGTATCGGAGAATATCGTGaagtaaaagaaatattttgtgaTTCACCTTTTATATTTATGCATACGAATAAACCCCAACTCCCAAGCGTTTGTGAGAGTCATTATAAAAGAAGAAGTGGTTAAATTCCATTGGAGGATCTACATTGGGATAAAAGGCTAAGTAACAAAAAGTTCTTATTTTCTGTATATAGAAGCCACTGGTATTCTGGATGCTTAATTTTTCACTCTCTTTTACGAGATATTAAATTTCTGGCTCAGTTGATGAATCCCTTTTTCCCCTCAACTTCTCACGCAGATCAGCGGAGCTACAATGCTAAATCTGTCTTTGCTCACCTCAGATATGTGGGCAGTTTTTATTCGGATGTTTGCATACAAGGAAAAGGTCCGGGAAAACaacaaatgaaaagaaaataataattaagtagctctttttcttttctttttatatgCCGAGTATacaatattttcaatattctcCAGGTGGATTGGATGTACTACGTAGCCTTTGCTGCTGTTGCTGTTGGGCTCGTCGTTTATTCATGGTATCCAAATTTTTAGTCTTTTGTTTTCCCTGCACTTTTCTTTAATCAGTAGATAACCGAAGTTAAAAACATAGAAGTATTTTCACTTTGACTGAAAGCTCTGCTGTGCGTAGGTTGTGTAATTTAAGCTCTAAGAAACAACCTTAGAGTTTTACTCTGTTCCATTCGGATTTTAGTTAGACTGTAATGGGCTTTGTAGATTCATCGACAAATTACTCTAgcaatcatttaattattttaatcaagTGTGGAGGGTTTGGTGTAGCTGTTAGCCCATTGTGTATATTCTTACTTACACAGGCCCCGGGGTATGACGCCAAGGATTGTGGGATTGCTTCAAATAAGCTTGCTTcaatgagaaatttttttttttgtttttgtttttgtttttttttacttggTGCTAAACTGCAACAATTTCCATTGCCCTCATTGTGTTGGGAGcttcataaattttcaaaagaaGTGTCTTTCAACAAATTTCAGAATTCAGCAACACTTTGGCTTTTTGATACAATGTACCTTTCGTGGACACCAAACCGATGGTGATGCTATATAGACTTCTCTGAGTTTTTGTGACTTTGTCAATCCATCAATATATTCGTTATTTCATTGTTTCATGATATGATCAAATGCAGGGGTGATAAAACAGATCAAAACAATGCAGAGGTTGCTGACGAGGAGATTGAGCATAGCAAACGTTTTGATGAGGAGGCCGGTTTTCGTCAACAAGATCACAGAGACATAGTGGGAAGCTCGAAATCTGGAGGTTTTAGTAAACATGCCATTGCTTCTTCAAGTGGCGTCGTGGAAAAGTAAACAGGGTCGAAAAGATTTCGACGATGTTAAAGAATTGGAACGAGTGAGATTCTTGTGTCCTCCCAGCTCCCAAGACTTCATCAACCATCGAGCTTTGAGGATGCGACG from Primulina huaijiensis isolate GDHJ02 unplaced genomic scaffold, ASM1229523v2 scaffold25443, whole genome shotgun sequence includes:
- the LOC140967580 gene encoding uncharacterized protein isoform X4, which codes for MLYRRQALKAKWYYYLALGLVDVEANFLVVKAYQYTSITSVMLLDCWTIPCVLFLTWFFLKTKYRFKKFAGVVICVVGLIIVVFSDVHSADRASGSNPIKGDLLVIAGATLYGVSNVSEEYFVKSADRVELMAFLGTFGAIISAIQISILERNELKSIQWSAGATFPFVGFSLAMFLFYSGVPVLLKISGATMLNLSLLTSDMWAVFIRMFAYKEKVDWMYYVAFAAVAVGLVVYSWGDKTDQNNAEVADEEIEHSKRFDEEAGFRQQDHRDIVGSSKSGGFSKHAIASSSGVVEK
- the LOC140967580 gene encoding uncharacterized protein isoform X1, coding for MIKIMVNTKIIEFLKNKTTIVASLVLGQLLSIVLTSTGFSSFELIRRGINAPTSQSFLNYVLLALIYGGIMLYRRQALKAKWYYYLALGLVDVEANFLVVKAYQYTSITSVMLLDCWTIPCVLFLTWFFLKTKYRFKKFAGVVICVVGLIIVVFSDVHSADRASGSNPIKGDLLVIAGATLYGVSNVSEEYFVKSADRVELMAFLGTFGAIISAIQISILERNELKSIQWSAGATFPFVGFSLAMFLFYSGVPVLLKISGATMLNLSLLTSDMWAVFIRMFAYKEKVDWMYYVAFAAVAVGLVVYSWGDKTDQNNAEVADEEIEHSKRFDEEAGFRQQDHRDIVGSSKSGGFSKHAIASSSGVVEK
- the LOC140967580 gene encoding uncharacterized protein isoform X2, with protein sequence MVNWKDVLTKNTLLGLALGQFLSLLVTSTGFASSELAKKGINAPTSQSFLNYVLLALIYGGIMLYRRQALKAKWYYYLALGLVDVEANFLVVKAYQYTSITSVMLLDCWTIPCVLFLTWFFLKTKYRFKKFAGVVICVVGLIIVVFSDVHSADRASGSNPIKGDLLVIAGATLYGVSNVSEEYFVKSADRVELMAFLGTFGAIISAIQISILERNELKSIQWSAGATFPFVGFSLAMFLFYSGVPVLLKISGATMLNLSLLTSDMWAVFIRMFAYKEKVDWMYYVAFAAVAVGLVVYSWGDKTDQNNAEVADEEIEHSKRFDEEAGFRQQDHRDIVGSSKSGGFSKHAIASSSGVVEK
- the LOC140967580 gene encoding uncharacterized protein isoform X5; protein product: MVNWKDVLTKNTLLGLALGQFLSLLVTSTGFASSELAKKGINAPTSQSFLNYVLLALIYGGIMLYRRQALKAKWYYYLALGLVDVEANFLGGSNPIKGDLLVIAGATLYGVSNVSEEYFVKSADRVELMAFLGTFGAIISAIQISILERNELKSIQWSAGATFPFVGFSLAMFLFYSGVPVLLKISGATMLNLSLLTSDMWAVFIRMFAYKEKVDWMYYVAFAAVAVGLVVYSWGDKTDQNNAEVADEEIEHSKRFDEEAGFRQQDHRDIVGSSKSGGFSKHAIASSSGVVEK
- the LOC140967580 gene encoding uncharacterized protein isoform X3 produces the protein MIKIMVNTKIIEFLKNKTTIVASLVLGQLLSIVLTSTGFSSFELIRRGINAPTSQSFLNYVLLALIYGGIMLYRRQALKAKWYYYLALGLVDVEANFLGGSNPIKGDLLVIAGATLYGVSNVSEEYFVKSADRVELMAFLGTFGAIISAIQISILERNELKSIQWSAGATFPFVGFSLAMFLFYSGVPVLLKISGATMLNLSLLTSDMWAVFIRMFAYKEKVDWMYYVAFAAVAVGLVVYSWGDKTDQNNAEVADEEIEHSKRFDEEAGFRQQDHRDIVGSSKSGGFSKHAIASSSGVVEK